The Fodinibius saliphilus genome has a segment encoding these proteins:
- the flgK gene encoding flagellar hook-associated protein FlgK, with the protein MKSIFEIAKSGLRSSQRSLSVTSNNIINADTPGYSRQRVEKTPNGMQKDGYHVGLGVNVQEITRLRDGINDTLLNKKKQHMGYLQKKGDIFEKLESIMVSDSGKDLDSQVSVLFNNFSEMASDPQDVSIRNNLVSEAQQLSAKMRETSNNVDETSDQVRTLAGKTVGSINSLLSDINELNKSIQQGQSKGQPDHASLDKRVAKMGELAELVDFESRLTKTGAVQIQIGGHSVVDENQYYEIKSEVDDVNKKYRLRMESGHVIEPKGGRIGAEVEMYEENIPALKDKLDKIAKTVVEKFNNLHSNGYGLDDNVQRNFFDASGTTAQTIKVKQSIVDNTNNIAASSAAGEAGNGEIAAQIAAMRNEEIIGDNATNQRLNDYTVGVISEPGVKVNSLNSTIAARDSEIQMLKKQQEETAGVNVDEELSKMIKFQNAYQGAAKVMSAGQRMYDTLISIV; encoded by the coding sequence ATGAAGTCAATATTTGAAATTGCAAAGAGTGGTCTCCGAAGTTCCCAGCGATCATTATCGGTAACTTCCAATAATATTATTAATGCTGATACCCCGGGCTATAGTCGGCAACGTGTTGAAAAAACTCCTAACGGTATGCAGAAAGATGGCTACCACGTGGGGTTGGGTGTTAATGTTCAGGAAATAACCCGTCTTCGCGACGGTATTAATGATACTTTGCTGAATAAGAAGAAGCAGCATATGGGATATCTGCAGAAAAAAGGAGATATCTTTGAAAAGCTGGAATCTATTATGGTATCCGACTCCGGTAAGGATCTGGATAGTCAGGTTAGTGTACTGTTTAATAACTTTTCTGAGATGGCCAGTGACCCGCAGGATGTTAGTATTCGGAATAACCTGGTAAGTGAGGCTCAGCAACTTTCAGCAAAAATGCGAGAGACCAGCAATAATGTTGATGAAACCAGCGACCAGGTTCGTACACTGGCCGGGAAAACGGTTGGTTCCATAAATTCATTACTTAGTGATATCAATGAGCTGAACAAGTCCATACAACAGGGGCAATCTAAGGGGCAGCCAGATCATGCCAGCCTGGATAAGCGAGTAGCAAAAATGGGTGAGTTAGCAGAGCTTGTAGACTTTGAAAGTCGCCTTACGAAAACCGGTGCTGTGCAAATACAGATCGGTGGTCATAGCGTGGTAGATGAAAACCAGTATTATGAAATAAAATCTGAAGTTGATGATGTCAATAAAAAGTATCGGCTTCGAATGGAAAGTGGCCATGTTATTGAACCTAAAGGCGGCCGCATTGGGGCCGAAGTTGAAATGTATGAGGAAAATATTCCGGCTCTCAAAGATAAATTAGACAAGATTGCGAAAACGGTAGTAGAGAAATTTAATAATCTCCATAGCAATGGATATGGGCTGGACGATAATGTACAGCGTAATTTCTTTGATGCTTCCGGAACTACGGCACAGACCATTAAGGTAAAACAGTCTATTGTTGATAATACCAATAATATTGCTGCTTCATCAGCTGCCGGAGAAGCAGGAAACGGTGAAATAGCAGCACAGATTGCTGCTATGAGAAATGAAGAAATTATTGGCGACAATGCTACTAACCAACGTCTTAATGATTATACGGTAGGGGTAATTAGTGAGCCCGGCGTAAAAGTAAATAGCCTTAATTCAACCATCGCAGCACGAGATTCTGAAATTCAAATGCTTAAAAAGCAACAAGAAGAAACAGCTGGGGTAAATGTAGACGAAGAATTAAGTAAGATGATAAAATTTCAAAATGCATATCAGGGGGCAGCTAAGGTTATGAGCGCTGGCCAACGAATGTATGACACACTAATCAGTATTGTTTAG
- a CDS encoding flagellar basal body P-ring protein FlgI, giving the protein MKFHTHKKYCLQLFLPIMILVFMVSIDVKAQGRLNSHVKVKDAQAKKIVGYGLVAGLDRTGDRTISSRGSQFTVQSIANMLENFGINVDPSRLRTRNVAAVMVTADMGPYHARGSEIDITVSSLGDASSLKGGVLLETPLLVPGTQKVYAKAQGALVVGGVKSELGASQISRNGSLTATVPGGGIVEDNEVFELNPNEPLGLVLDKPGYINARRIVEAINTNFDEQIASVFNPGLVNVQWPDAFQEQGMRNIFISTIMEQRVDLHKPARVVVNERTGTVVAGGNVTIDNAMVSHGTVQVRTQVNPLISQPPAFSGGETQVVPVPQVGISEESAQNIVLDPDTNVQQLAEALNSLGLSPRDIISIFQALDRAGALQGELIVM; this is encoded by the coding sequence ATGAAATTTCATACACATAAAAAATATTGCTTACAGCTTTTTCTGCCGATTATGATCTTGGTTTTTATGGTCTCAATCGATGTTAAAGCCCAAGGTCGCCTGAATAGCCATGTCAAAGTTAAAGATGCACAGGCCAAAAAAATTGTTGGCTATGGTTTGGTAGCGGGTTTGGACCGTACCGGTGATCGCACTATAAGTAGCCGGGGATCGCAGTTTACCGTTCAGTCTATTGCCAACATGCTTGAAAATTTCGGAATTAATGTTGACCCTTCGCGACTTCGTACTCGTAATGTGGCTGCTGTGATGGTTACCGCAGATATGGGGCCTTACCATGCAAGAGGGAGCGAAATTGATATTACAGTTTCTTCTTTGGGCGATGCCAGTAGCCTTAAAGGTGGGGTGTTACTTGAAACACCACTGTTGGTGCCGGGCACCCAAAAAGTATATGCAAAGGCCCAGGGAGCTCTTGTTGTAGGTGGAGTAAAATCTGAACTTGGAGCTTCACAAATTTCGCGCAATGGTTCATTAACAGCAACAGTTCCGGGTGGCGGTATTGTTGAAGATAATGAGGTTTTTGAACTCAATCCCAATGAACCTCTTGGGTTGGTATTAGATAAACCGGGATATATTAATGCACGTCGTATTGTAGAAGCGATAAATACAAATTTTGATGAACAGATTGCTTCTGTATTTAATCCTGGATTAGTGAATGTACAATGGCCGGATGCATTCCAGGAACAGGGAATGAGAAATATTTTTATCAGTACAATTATGGAGCAGAGGGTTGACTTGCATAAGCCGGCGCGTGTAGTGGTTAATGAACGTACAGGTACGGTAGTTGCGGGAGGCAATGTCACTATTGACAATGCGATGGTTTCGCATGGTACTGTACAAGTACGCACCCAGGTTAACCCATTAATCAGTCAGCCGCCGGCATTTAGTGGTGGAGAAACACAAGTGGTGCCTGTTCCACAAGTGGGAATTAGTGAAGAGTCTGCTCAAAATATAGTGTTAGATCCTGATACGAATGTACAACAGTTGGCTGAGGCCCTAAATTCATTGGGGTTAAGTCCACGAGATATTATCTCCATATTTCAGGCTCTGGATCGTGCCGGTGCTTTGCAAGGAGAATTGATAGTAATGTAA